From a region of the Methanolobus tindarius DSM 2278 genome:
- the cofE gene encoding coenzyme F420-0:L-glutamate ligase has product MPEEISFPSLQMFGIKTPIIRPGDNIAEIIINSLKKQGLNVQDNDILIIAESPLATAEGRLVRLDDINPGEKAKELAEKYQLDVREMELIVQECDEIFGGVPGAALTITRGTLAPNAGIDASNAPEGYVVLLPENAQESAGRIRREIKKCCKCKIGVIVGDSRTQPLRLGCVGIALGTSGIIPVEDARGTHDLFGKEMTITRKAVADNLVSAAQLLMGEAGESVPAVLVRGSTAQVVDDDIDMPLFSRDECMYYSNIRKA; this is encoded by the coding sequence ATGCCAGAGGAGATATCATTCCCGTCCCTGCAAATGTTTGGGATTAAAACTCCGATAATCAGACCCGGAGATAACATTGCAGAGATTATCATTAATTCGCTTAAAAAGCAAGGATTAAACGTCCAGGATAATGACATCCTGATCATTGCCGAATCACCGCTTGCAACAGCTGAAGGACGCCTTGTTCGTCTTGATGATATAAACCCCGGTGAAAAAGCAAAAGAGCTTGCTGAAAAATACCAGCTTGATGTCAGGGAAATGGAACTCATTGTCCAGGAATGCGATGAGATATTCGGCGGCGTTCCGGGAGCAGCTCTTACTATTACAAGAGGGACACTTGCTCCTAATGCAGGTATTGATGCTTCCAACGCACCTGAAGGATATGTTGTGCTTCTCCCTGAAAATGCACAGGAAAGTGCTGGCAGGATAAGGAGAGAAATCAAAAAGTGTTGCAAATGCAAAATTGGAGTTATTGTTGGTGACAGCCGTACACAGCCACTGAGACTTGGTTGTGTTGGAATTGCACTTGGAACTTCCGGAATTATTCCTGTTGAGGATGCAAGGGGAACACATGATCTCTTTGGAAAAGAGATGACTATCACCCGCAAAGCAGTTGCTGATAATCTCGTTTCTGCTGCTCAGCTCCTTATGGGAGAAGCCGGGGAAAGTGTGCCTGCTGTTCTTGTAAGAGGTTCAACTGCCCAGGTAGTTGATGATGATATCGACATGCCGCTTTTCAGCAGGGATGAGTGCATGTATTATAGTAATATCAGAAAAGCATAG
- the thiC gene encoding phosphomethylpyrimidine synthase ThiC, with translation MTKTQIDHAKEGTLTSEMLEIAKNENIEEELVLERVANGSLVIMTRKGCPPVAIGKGASTKINVNLGTSSAAIDPEAEIEKVKVAQQYGAATITDLSMGGDISAIRKMVFENTELPVTTVPIYQTIVECGMENLTIDDILSYLKKHVDEGVSSVLVHCVERKMLEQLKGTGRVMGMVSKGGSFTSSFMLLNDCENPFIEHFDEIMEILRKNDVVLSLGNTMRSGCIHDLKDSAQLMEIETNAALAKRANEMGVQVIINGMGGHIQASDIPGSVKLYKEKADFPLFVAGPLPTDIAVGYDHIAGAVGASMSSGAGADYLCYITPAEHLSLPNPQQVKEGLIAFRIAAHIGDSMKYGLNEADLMLAEKRADFDWRGQAELAIDPDRPSQMCPDEGPCSMCGDYCAIKIMKNYLTGED, from the coding sequence ATGACAAAAACGCAAATCGACCATGCAAAAGAGGGCACCCTCACATCTGAGATGCTGGAAATTGCAAAAAATGAGAATATTGAAGAAGAACTTGTTCTGGAAAGAGTTGCAAATGGCAGCCTTGTGATAATGACACGTAAAGGCTGTCCACCTGTTGCTATCGGCAAAGGTGCCAGCACCAAGATAAATGTTAACCTTGGAACATCCTCTGCCGCAATTGACCCTGAAGCTGAGATAGAAAAAGTAAAGGTGGCACAGCAATACGGAGCAGCTACAATTACTGACCTTTCAATGGGAGGAGATATCTCTGCCATCAGGAAGATGGTGTTTGAGAACACAGAACTCCCGGTTACAACAGTTCCTATTTACCAGACAATCGTTGAATGCGGAATGGAGAACTTAACTATTGATGACATTCTTTCCTATCTGAAAAAACATGTTGATGAAGGAGTAAGTTCAGTACTGGTCCATTGCGTTGAAAGGAAAATGCTTGAACAGCTTAAAGGCACAGGCAGAGTCATGGGAATGGTCTCAAAAGGTGGTTCCTTTACCAGCAGTTTCATGCTTCTCAATGACTGTGAGAATCCTTTCATCGAGCATTTTGATGAGATAATGGAGATACTCAGAAAGAATGATGTTGTGCTATCCCTTGGAAATACCATGAGAAGCGGATGCATCCATGATCTGAAAGACAGTGCTCAGTTGATGGAAATTGAGACAAATGCTGCACTTGCAAAAAGAGCAAATGAAATGGGTGTCCAGGTGATAATCAACGGTATGGGAGGACATATACAGGCATCCGATATTCCGGGTTCTGTGAAATTATACAAGGAAAAAGCTGATTTTCCACTATTTGTTGCAGGCCCGCTCCCTACTGATATTGCAGTAGGCTATGACCACATTGCAGGAGCAGTTGGTGCAAGCATGTCCAGTGGTGCAGGTGCAGATTACCTTTGTTACATTACACCGGCAGAACATCTCTCACTTCCAAACCCACAACAGGTTAAAGAAGGACTCATTGCATTCAGGATTGCAGCTCACATCGGAGATTCCATGAAATACGGATTAAATGAGGCAGATCTTATGCTTGCTGAAAAAAGAGCAGACTTTGACTGGAGAGGACAGGCAGAACTTGCTATTGACCCTGACAGGCCTTCACAAATGTGTCCTGATGAAGGACCATGCTCCATGTGTGGCGATTACTGCGCCATCAAAATTATGAAGAATTATCTTACAGGAGAAGACTAA
- a CDS encoding quaternary amine ABC transporter ATP-binding protein, whose amino-acid sequence MVEQGVSKQEIFERTKQTVGLYNVSFDVYEGETFVLMGLSGSGKSTLLRCLNRLIEPSDGHILIDGNDIATMDDKELRETRRKKLSMVFQSFALLPHRTVIDNVAFGLEIQGVSKEERYPKAEVAIEKVGLKGYESSKTSQLSGGMQQRVGLARALATDPDVLLMDEAFSALDPLIRSEMQDELIALQDKMKKTIVFVSHDLDEALKLGDRIAIMKDGIIAQIGTAEEILTDPADDYVSEFVAGVDRTKILTAENVMKRPEPVVSINSGIKVALQLMKKHGISSIFVVDPDKIVKGILYIDDAVAAVKEKKTMQDVLITDILSIKPDVPIKEIIPMIAECTCPIAVVNDNNKLIGVIVRGSILGALAITEDDQNGLT is encoded by the coding sequence TTGGTCGAGCAAGGCGTCTCTAAACAGGAAATATTTGAAAGGACAAAACAGACAGTTGGTTTGTATAATGTCAGTTTCGATGTTTATGAAGGGGAAACATTTGTGCTTATGGGACTTTCCGGCTCAGGAAAATCTACTCTTTTACGCTGCCTTAACCGTCTGATTGAACCAAGTGACGGTCATATTCTGATTGACGGCAATGACATTGCCACCATGGATGATAAAGAACTCCGGGAAACCAGAAGAAAAAAGTTAAGTATGGTATTCCAGAGTTTTGCACTTCTTCCTCATCGAACTGTTATCGATAATGTGGCTTTTGGACTTGAAATTCAAGGTGTATCAAAAGAGGAAAGATATCCAAAGGCAGAAGTGGCAATCGAAAAAGTAGGACTTAAAGGTTACGAATCCAGCAAAACATCACAACTAAGCGGAGGAATGCAACAAAGAGTAGGACTTGCAAGAGCTCTTGCTACTGACCCTGACGTCCTGCTTATGGATGAAGCATTCAGCGCACTTGACCCTCTTATCAGATCTGAAATGCAGGATGAATTAATTGCACTTCAGGATAAGATGAAAAAAACTATTGTCTTTGTTTCACACGACCTTGACGAGGCACTGAAACTCGGTGACCGTATAGCCATCATGAAAGATGGTATAATCGCCCAGATAGGTACTGCAGAGGAGATACTTACAGACCCTGCAGATGACTATGTTTCTGAATTTGTTGCCGGTGTTGACAGGACTAAAATACTTACTGCTGAGAACGTGATGAAAAGACCTGAACCTGTTGTTTCAATCAATTCAGGGATTAAAGTGGCGCTTCAGCTTATGAAGAAACATGGAATATCATCGATATTTGTTGTTGATCCTGACAAAATTGTCAAGGGAATACTCTATATTGATGATGCCGTTGCGGCTGTGAAAGAGAAGAAAACAATGCAGGATGTTTTGATTACAGATATTCTGTCTATAAAACCGGACGTGCCTATCAAGGAAATAATTCCAATGATTGCCGAATGCACATGTCCGATTGCAGTGGTTAATGATAATAATAAACTCATAGGAGTTATTGTCAGAGGCAGCATACTTGGTGCTCTGGCTATCACGGAGGATGATCAGAATGGTCTTACCTGA
- a CDS encoding ABC transporter permease: MVLPELPIGETVESGVYWLNDNFGFLMDIFSDIIDMLISGFKDVLLFLPPFAFIIVAAILVYLLSGKNTRLAIGSIVGLLLIDSMGLWTLSMETIALVLSSALVALLIGIPTGIMAAKNETVFHIVKPILDFMQTMPSFVYLIPAVIFFGLGNVPGLVATIVFAMPPAIRLTNLGIRQVPVELEEVASAFGTTTLQKLFKVELPVALPTIMAGVNQCIMLSLSMVVIAAMIGARGLGYQVLVGIQRVDIGQGFEAGLAIVIIAIILDRLTQNLTPKK, from the coding sequence ATGGTCTTACCTGAACTTCCCATAGGGGAAACAGTAGAATCAGGAGTTTACTGGCTGAATGACAATTTCGGTTTTTTGATGGATATCTTCAGTGATATCATCGATATGCTAATATCCGGTTTTAAGGATGTTTTGTTATTTTTACCACCTTTTGCATTTATTATTGTGGCTGCGATTCTTGTTTACCTGCTTTCCGGAAAAAATACCAGACTTGCAATAGGAAGCATAGTCGGGCTTTTGCTAATAGATAGTATGGGCCTGTGGACACTTTCAATGGAAACGATTGCTCTTGTATTATCGTCGGCCCTTGTGGCATTGCTAATTGGAATTCCAACAGGTATCATGGCTGCCAAAAATGAAACAGTATTCCATATTGTCAAACCAATACTGGATTTCATGCAGACAATGCCTTCATTTGTTTACCTGATACCTGCAGTCATATTTTTCGGACTTGGAAATGTACCGGGTCTTGTGGCAACCATTGTGTTTGCAATGCCACCTGCAATCCGTCTGACAAACCTTGGTATCCGTCAGGTTCCTGTTGAACTTGAAGAGGTTGCAAGTGCTTTTGGAACAACAACGCTACAAAAACTTTTCAAGGTAGAACTTCCCGTTGCTTTGCCCACAATAATGGCCGGTGTGAACCAATGTATCATGCTCTCACTCTCAATGGTTGTTATCGCTGCAATGATAGGTGCACGTGGACTTGGTTATCAGGTACTTGTAGGTATCCAGAGAGTAGATATTGGACAGGGATTCGAGGCTGGTCTTGCAATTGTTATCATTGCTATAATTCTTGATAGACTTACACAAAATCTAACTCCTAAAAAATGA
- a CDS encoding alkaline phosphatase encodes MDKRHNLLFALFVVFMLVLGSAAPAVAANNSDNKPNDGNSNKKINNVIVMVPDGCDQNIQTLARWYSGEELQLDSMYTGMVSTNMANSVITGSAAAATAFATGEKTTVRFLGVGPRAEDLLSIYDAEDMAEPYVPLATVLEGAKLEGKATGLIATSSITHATPAAFAVHVHDRGMDSEIMEHIVYQDIDVVFAGGEQYLDSDRNDGEDLKQVLLDEGYQYVTTTDEMEAVTTGQVWGMFASKHMQPEMSRETTEEPSIVEMTEKAIELLSEDEDGFFLMVEGSQVDWAGHANDPEYMVTDFLAFDEAVKAAVNFAEEDGHTLVIVFPDHNTGGMTIGNYDTSYTDLTVEELVDPLKGEEGTVEIGWTTGGHAGGDVPLWAYGPDKPTGLLDNTELATCVADAFGFNLEDVGEELFVEVDEAYPGIWSLDLTDSDNPVVVIERRGVVAELPVSKDILIIDDTEYDLEGVVVGVPMADGNSVLTADDDFYIPQEAVDIIDEKISEGFSGRWSLDLSDSENPAIVFDNDSVVVKYLYTQNILIIGDEAFDLIDILGSI; translated from the coding sequence ATGGATAAAAGACACAATTTATTATTTGCATTATTTGTTGTATTCATGCTTGTTCTTGGAAGTGCAGCACCTGCTGTAGCTGCCAACAACAGCGACAACAAACCGAATGATGGAAACTCAAACAAAAAGATCAATAATGTTATTGTAATGGTACCTGATGGATGTGACCAGAACATCCAGACCCTTGCACGCTGGTACAGTGGAGAAGAGCTCCAGCTTGACAGTATGTATACCGGAATGGTTTCCACAAACATGGCAAACTCTGTTATCACTGGATCTGCTGCTGCTGCAACAGCTTTCGCAACCGGTGAAAAGACAACAGTCAGATTCCTTGGTGTCGGACCAAGAGCTGAAGACTTGCTCTCAATTTATGATGCAGAAGACATGGCTGAACCTTATGTACCACTGGCAACTGTCCTTGAAGGTGCAAAGCTTGAAGGAAAGGCAACCGGTCTTATAGCAACATCAAGCATAACCCATGCAACACCTGCAGCATTTGCAGTTCACGTTCATGACAGAGGAATGGACAGTGAAATCATGGAGCACATTGTCTACCAGGATATTGACGTAGTATTTGCAGGTGGAGAGCAGTATCTTGACAGCGACCGTAACGATGGAGAAGACCTCAAACAAGTACTTCTTGATGAAGGATACCAGTACGTTACTACAACTGATGAAATGGAAGCTGTAACAACCGGACAGGTATGGGGTATGTTTGCAAGCAAGCACATGCAGCCAGAGATGTCACGTGAAACTACAGAAGAACCTTCAATTGTTGAAATGACAGAAAAGGCAATAGAACTCCTCTCAGAAGACGAAGATGGATTTTTCCTTATGGTTGAAGGAAGCCAGGTTGACTGGGCAGGACATGCAAATGACCCTGAATACATGGTAACTGACTTCCTTGCATTTGACGAAGCTGTAAAAGCAGCTGTAAACTTTGCAGAAGAAGACGGACACACACTTGTAATTGTTTTCCCTGACCACAACACCGGTGGTATGACAATCGGAAACTATGACACATCCTATACAGACCTTACAGTTGAAGAACTTGTAGACCCTCTTAAGGGAGAAGAAGGTACAGTGGAAATCGGATGGACAACAGGTGGACATGCTGGTGGAGATGTCCCTCTCTGGGCATACGGACCAGATAAACCAACCGGACTTCTTGACAACACTGAACTTGCAACATGTGTTGCTGATGCATTCGGATTCAACCTTGAAGATGTAGGCGAAGAACTCTTCGTAGAAGTTGATGAGGCATACCCTGGAATATGGTCACTTGATTTAACAGACAGTGACAATCCTGTTGTTGTAATCGAAAGGAGAGGTGTTGTTGCAGAACTTCCTGTTAGCAAGGATATCCTGATAATTGATGATACAGAATACGACCTTGAAGGTGTTGTTGTTGGTGTTCCAATGGCTGACGGAAATTCTGTACTTACAGCAGATGATGATTTCTACATCCCTCAGGAAGCAGTGGATATCATAGATGAGAAAATATCAGAAGGTTTTTCCGGTAGATGGTCACTTGACTTATCAGACAGTGAGAATCCTGCTATTGTATTTGACAATGATAGTGTGGTTGTAAAGTATCTTTATACCCAGAACATTCTGATTATCGGAGATGAGGCATTCGACCTTATCGATATCCTTGGTTCTATTTGA
- a CDS encoding glycine betaine ABC transporter substrate-binding protein, translating into MKSQIKVLSVILVLAILVMVSGCADQGTTDTGTEEGTTDEVKEATIGYVLWDGEIASTNVMKLVLEEAGYDVEIIAVDAGALYQGLADSQFDFTTSAWLPQTQKNYWEQYGDDIDSVAVNLEDCRIGLVVPTYVTIDSIDELNDNKDMFDGEIIGIDPGAGIMSTTETAIENYSLDYELVSSSSAGMTAELKSAIADEEWVVVTLWSPHWAFNSFDLKYLEDPNGVYGEADHVETLARVGLAEDDPELYGIISRFNWTHDDIQSVMSDLADGVPEEEAAQKWVDANPDKVNEWIGEN; encoded by the coding sequence ATGAAAAGTCAAATAAAAGTACTTTCAGTGATTTTAGTGCTTGCCATACTTGTTATGGTAAGTGGATGTGCCGATCAGGGCACTACAGATACAGGAACAGAAGAAGGAACAACCGATGAAGTAAAGGAAGCAACAATTGGATATGTACTCTGGGATGGAGAGATAGCCAGTACCAATGTCATGAAACTTGTCCTTGAAGAGGCAGGCTATGATGTTGAGATAATTGCTGTTGATGCAGGTGCACTCTATCAGGGACTTGCAGACAGCCAGTTCGATTTTACAACTTCCGCATGGCTTCCACAGACCCAGAAGAATTACTGGGAACAGTATGGAGATGACATTGACAGTGTTGCAGTAAATCTTGAAGACTGCCGCATTGGACTTGTTGTTCCAACATATGTAACAATTGATTCCATTGATGAACTCAATGATAACAAGGATATGTTCGATGGTGAAATCATTGGAATTGACCCAGGGGCTGGAATTATGTCTACCACAGAAACTGCAATCGAGAACTACAGTCTTGATTATGAGCTTGTATCAAGCAGCAGTGCAGGAATGACAGCTGAACTTAAGAGCGCAATTGCAGACGAAGAATGGGTTGTTGTAACACTCTGGTCACCTCACTGGGCATTTAACAGTTTTGATCTGAAATATCTTGAAGATCCAAATGGAGTCTATGGTGAAGCAGACCACGTAGAGACCCTTGCAAGAGTAGGACTCGCAGAAGATGATCCTGAGCTTTATGGAATAATAAGCAGATTCAACTGGACACATGATGACATCCAGTCTGTAATGTCTGACCTTGCAGATGGTGTACCTGAGGAAGAAGCTGCTCAGAAATGGGTAGATGCAAACCCGGACAAAGTCAACGAATGGATAGGAGAGAACTAA
- a CDS encoding dihydrolipoyl dehydrogenase codes for MKEYDLIVIGSGSGMNYVNAMLDANPEMKVALVDKDEPGGICLTRGCIPSKMLLYPAELVRDIEKAGKFGIKASINNIDFKTIMDRMRSTISSDIEGIKQGYTYMPRLDFYNEAAEFVSPYTMRVGEESITAKMIFLCTGSKPAIPPVKGLEEVDYLTSDDVLKLTELPESLAIIGGGYIAAEYGHFFSSMGSKVTIIGRNARIIPEEEPEISVLAKKMMSEYMDILTNCEVIEVKNSSEGKLVVAKDRETGEEKEVVASAILVATGRSPNTDILKPELAGIETDKHGWIKVNEHLETSQPDVWAFGDANGKYLFKHVANHESSVVYYNAILKKKIKADYHAVPYAVFSYPEIAGVGMTERQAVEEYGEDNIIIGFYRFQETAKGIAMSLEDEFVKVIFEGQTQKILGAHIIGPQASVLIHQIIPLLYTEGQDASPIMYAMDIHPSLSEVIKRAFYSRVPLNEYHMIMQAYGLEEAE; via the coding sequence ATGAAAGAATATGATCTGATAGTAATTGGCTCTGGCTCAGGTATGAATTACGTGAATGCAATGCTTGATGCAAATCCTGAAATGAAAGTTGCCTTGGTAGATAAAGACGAACCAGGGGGAATATGTCTTACAAGAGGGTGCATCCCTTCAAAGATGCTTCTCTATCCTGCAGAACTTGTAAGAGACATTGAAAAAGCAGGAAAATTTGGAATAAAGGCTTCAATCAATAATATTGACTTCAAAACTATAATGGACAGGATGCGCTCGACAATATCATCAGATATCGAAGGCATAAAGCAAGGCTATACATATATGCCACGTCTGGATTTCTATAATGAGGCGGCAGAGTTCGTTTCACCCTACACAATGAGAGTAGGGGAGGAAAGCATTACTGCTAAAATGATATTCCTGTGCACTGGCTCTAAACCTGCAATTCCGCCGGTAAAAGGACTGGAAGAAGTAGATTATCTAACAAGTGATGATGTCCTGAAACTTACAGAGCTTCCCGAAAGCCTTGCCATAATCGGAGGTGGCTACATTGCAGCAGAATATGGCCATTTCTTCTCATCAATGGGTTCTAAGGTCACGATAATTGGCAGAAATGCCCGAATTATTCCTGAAGAGGAACCAGAGATATCAGTCTTGGCAAAAAAAATGATGTCAGAATATATGGATATTCTAACCAACTGCGAAGTCATTGAAGTAAAGAACTCATCAGAAGGAAAGCTTGTAGTTGCAAAAGACCGTGAAACCGGCGAAGAAAAAGAGGTTGTTGCATCTGCAATACTAGTGGCAACCGGAAGAAGTCCTAATACTGATATTCTGAAACCTGAACTTGCAGGAATTGAAACCGATAAACACGGTTGGATTAAAGTAAATGAACATCTTGAAACCTCACAGCCAGATGTCTGGGCTTTTGGTGATGCAAACGGAAAATATCTTTTCAAGCATGTTGCAAACCATGAATCCAGTGTTGTTTACTACAATGCAATATTGAAAAAGAAAATAAAAGCAGACTATCATGCAGTTCCGTATGCTGTTTTTTCATATCCTGAAATTGCCGGAGTCGGAATGACAGAAAGGCAGGCAGTTGAAGAGTATGGAGAAGACAATATCATTATTGGTTTTTATCGTTTCCAGGAAACTGCAAAAGGAATTGCCATGTCCCTTGAGGATGAGTTTGTAAAAGTTATATTTGAAGGGCAGACTCAAAAAATTCTTGGTGCTCATATAATAGGTCCGCAAGCTTCAGTGCTCATCCATCAGATAATCCCGCTTTTGTACACTGAAGGCCAGGATGCCAGTCCGATAATGTATGCAATGGACATTCACCCTTCACTTAGTGAGGTCATCAAAAGAGCATTTTATTCAAGAGTTCCACTCAATGAATATCATATGATAATGCAGGCTTACGGACTTGAAGAAGCAGAGTAA